TAAAGGGAGTAACAATCAAGAGGGCAAAAGCATCACTCAACAACCAAGTATAGGCAATTTCAGAATATAAGCCGAAAGAAATTTTCTCAAATAAATATAATAAAAATGGACAAATGATTGCAGCGGGAAGACGACTACCAAAGCAAACAAAAACAATAAATCTAATAATATTCTTAATTTTAGAAAATAGATAATTATTGGCTGTAAGAATGTCACTAAGATAGACTGAAAAAAGATTGACTAAACTGACTACCCCAGTGATCGCCACCGTTAGTATGAAATTAGCAGCACTTTCCAAACCGTGGAGAGCCATAATTTCTCCCAGTAATAATCCCCCAACCATACCCGGCCAGACTTGGTAACCCCAAATAGATAAAAAGCCTACAGCCATACCCGTAGGAATCCAAATGGGCGATGAAGCGGTGCCCGCATAGGTAATAAATAATTGGGAAATATAGATAGTTCCATAGATGGCGATCGCCACTATAATTTGCCTTTGCCAAGACACTGATCGAAAATCAGCCAAACCTTTGAAAACATGGTTATTGATTTGCATTTTATCTTCTATTTTTTATAGAAAAAATACTTAAATCACGGTCTGAGATGACAATAAATTATCCTAATTTTCCAGAGAGACTCTAAACAATTTAAATAAACTTAAGCTTAGTTTTGATTTCAATTTGACAACAGAAGGAGATTGTAAACCCCTCTTTTTGCCCAGAAGCGGGCTTTGGCATTGGCTCCCCACCCTAATGAGTTGGTTCAATGGTTTTACCCATGGCAAATCGACGTAAATTTTCTCCCCCTATGGTAACGGTTTCTTCCGCTATGACCACAAAGCCCCTGGACTCGAAAAAGGGCCGGGCTACCATACTTGCTTTAGTCTCAAGTTCCCTTACCCCGTCAGCGATGGCCAACTGCTCTACTGCTTGCATCAATATGGTGGCAATGCCCAGGCGGGTAAAGGCTGGATGGACAAAAAGCAGGTCCACCAATCCAGCGCCATTGTAGCCAATAAAGCCAATGATGGTTTCTCCTTGCTCAGCCACCAACACCACCATGGATTCCAGGCGATCGCCCCACCGCTGTAAGTCTGGTTCGGATGGGGCCCAAGCACTTAGTTGGGCTGGGGAATAATATTTAATACCTAACTGATGGACAGCTTCAGTGAAAATTTGAATGATATTGTTTAAATCCGAGGGACGATATGGGCGTAGATGGATGGTGTTCACTTTGGCTACCTTGGGACGAAAGTTGCCAATCTTTGGCTGAGAAATATTTTGCAATGTAAAGTTAAAAAGCAGAGGGGGTCAGCACCATGGTTAAAATTTCCGATATCTTGGTCGTTTTAATTGCTTTCCTTGGAACTTGCTTGTAATGTAACCAGTTTTAATACACTCCCTTGGTTTTCACCATTGCCAATGCAGAGATTTGGAGGGTTAAACCAAGTCCCCTAGGGTCTGGGAACAGGACTTTGCATTTGAATCGGACAGTGCAAAATGATTTGGGACTGGGCAAGGCGATATAATGGCCCCCTTGGGTATGAGCTGATGACCCACCCTGTTCCTGGGAAATGCCCAAGCGCGAGTATTTCTCCCTCCCTTGTCCACTGTCAACGTTTACCATGGCCTACTACTGGTTTAAAGCCTTCCACTTGATTGGCATTGTTGTTTGGTTTGCTGGATTATTTTATTTAGTGCGTCTTTTTGTCTATCACGCCGAGGCAGACCAGGAGCCGGAACCAGCTAAAACTATCCTCAAAAAACAGTATGAGTTGATGGAAAAGCGGCTTTACAACATCATCACTACCCCCGGCATGGTAGTTACGGTGGCTATGGCGATCGGTCTCATTTTCACAGAACCCGAAATTCTCAAATCCGGCTGGCTCCACATCAAACTCACCTTTGTGGCGTTACTGTTGCTTTACCATTTCTATTGTGGTCGGGTGATGAAAAAGCTAGCCCAGGGGGAATCCCAATGGAGTGGGCAACAGTTCCGGGCTTTAAATGAGGCACCGACTATTTTGCTCGTGGTGATTGTCCTACTGGCGGTGTTTAAGAATAATTTGCCCCTGGATGCGACCACTTGGTTAATTGTAGCTTTGGTTATTGCCATGGCTGCTTCGATTCAACTCTACGCTAAAAAACGTCGCCGGGACCAAGCACTATTAACGGAACAGCAAAAAGCGGCTTCTGCTCAGAATTAGCTGCTAACGTTGCTGACATGGTGACTGCAACTACCTACAACCAAGAGAAGTTGAGTTTAAGCTAGGCTTCATGCTTACTCCCTAACTCTGTCGCCACTTTAATCTGTTACCTATACTCTTACATAAATATTTTCCATCACCCACTGATGTCCCATACTCTGACTAAGCTCGATCTACCCACCTTACAAACGGAGCTGGAAAATGCCACCGCCCAACAGATCATTACCTGGGCGGCCCAAACCTTTGGCCCTGGCTTGGTGATGAGTACTAGTTTTGGCATTCAGGCGGCGGTGATGCTCCATTTAGTGACTAGCATTGTGCCCAATATTCCTGTTATCTGGATTGACACGGGCTATTTACCGCTGGAAACCTATCAATTTGCGGATCAGTTGACCGGACGGCTACAGCTAAATTTAAAGGTTTACCAATCTCCCCTCAGCCCAGCTCGCATGGAAGCTCTGTACGGCAAGCTCTGGCAACAAAAAGACGTGGAATCCCTCAACCGTTATGATCAAATCCGCAAAGTTGAACCGATGCAGAGGGCATTAAAAGAACTAGAGGCGATCGCCTGGTTGACGGGGTTAAGGAGGGATCAAACTCGGCACCGCCAGAATTTGAAACCAGTGGATCTCCAGGGTAATCAGTATAAAGTTCTCCCCATTTTGGACTGGAATTCTAAGATGGTTTACGAATATCTCACCGCCCACGATTTACCCTACCATCCGTTTTTTGACCAGGGTTACGTCTCTGTGGGGGATTGGCATTCTAGCCGGCCCCTGATGGCCCACGATGAAGATGAAAGGGATACCCGTTTCCACGGCCTCAAACAGGAATGTGGTTTACATTTACCCCTGTCCCCGGAAGCTGGCCAGAGTTTGGATTCCAGTGCTTTGTAGGGCAGTCAATGGCACTCGAAAGCTCTACTAACCTGTTGCCTGGAGAGAGGCTTAATTTTTGCTCAATGCTTCCGATAAACATTCAGCGGCCTGTTCTACCAAGGGAATGGTTTGTTGATACACCATGCGGGTAGGTCCCAAAATGCTCACACTTCCCATGGGAATCTCTTGTTGGCGATAAATGGCGGACACCAACGTGCAAGGATGCATGGATTCCAGCGGGTTTTCTGCGCCAATGCGGATGGTCACCACTGGGCGGGTTTTAGGCATAGTTTCCCCGGTTAGCAAATTCATTTCCTGACCCAAGTTAGCCAGATTATCTCCATAGTTATCGGGGTCGAACAGCAGGGAAAATAATTTATCCTGTTCCTGTTCTAACAAAGACAACAGCATTTGTACCTGTTCCAACTGGGAAAACTCTGGTTGTTGGATTACCTTAGAAACCCCATGAACCACTAAGGGGCCCGCCATGCGCCGTTGCAGGAGGGGCTTGATTTGTTGTTGTAAGCCTTTGAGAAAATCGGCATAGATACTAAATTTTTGGTCTAGCTCTTGCCAATTTAAATGGCTCAACTCAGAAAGGTTTTTTCCCCGCAATTGGGCATTGAGAAAGTTGGAGAAAATTGCCAATTCCTGTTCCAATTCTCCCTCTTCCTTTGCTTCCATGGCAGCGGGTAAATCTAGGGTAGCGGAATGGGTGTGATAGCTGTCGGTCACCAGAATAATTAATATCTGATGGGACGGTAACAGCATTAACTGTAAATGCCGCAATTGCACCGTTTCCGTTTGGGGAAAAGTAATCAGGGCGATATAACCGCTCAAGCCTGCCAAAATTTGCCCCATTCTCTGGATCAGGGCTTCAAAATGCCAATTATCACCATTAATTTCGTTTTCCAGTCGTTGTTTAACCGTGCGGCTCTGGCGATCGCTCCAGGTCAAAAGATTATCAACATAAATGCGGTAACCGGAATCGGAGGGAACCCGCCCGGCGGAGACATGGGGTTGGTAGAGTAAACCCGCTTTTTCTAGTTGGCCGAGGGCATTGCGAATGGTGGCGGAACTGACAGCAAATTGATATTCCTGGGCCAGGGTATGGGAGCCCACAGGCTCGGCGGTGGCGATGTAGTGCTGGACGGTGGCGCGGAGAATTTGCTGATGGCGATCGTTTAAGCGGAGGGGCTTCACCATTGTTTCCTAAATTGCGGGCTAAAGACTAGATGTTAAAACGGTTGTTGTCGGGATAGATAAATTGGGTTCAGAGTTAAAAGTCTATAAAGGATTCTTAAAAAAATTAGATTATAAAATAATTACCCAGGATTTGCTTGGGCCGTTGCTGGTGTGCCCTGGATTATATCCCATCAATTAAAAGTGAAAGTTAAGCAAGCGGAGAGGGTGGGATTCGAACCCACGTTGAGTTTCCCCAAACCCGATTTCAAGTCGGGCGCATTCGACCACTCTGCCACCTCTCCAGGGGGTCAAAGATTAGTTAATCATCTTACCATGGCCGTCCTAGGGACATTGCCCGGTCAATTTTGTTCGGCACTGCATTGGGGTTTAAGCAGTCCTGGAATAGTGGCCAGTAATTCTCCGGCGATCGCCAGAGGATCTTGGTCTGCCTGCAGGGGAAACCGGAGATCCGCCTGGGCGTAGAGGGGTTGCCGTTGGGCCAATAAATTTCCTAACCGTTCTTCCAGATTTTCCACCTGGAGCAGGGGTCTTGCTTCATCTCCCTGGAGCCTGGCCAAAAGTAATTCCAGGGAACCATCAAGCCAAATGACCAGGCCATGGTGTAGATAACTCCAATTTTGTCGTCGGAGCACCACTCCGCCCCCGGTGGCAATGACGCTTCTGGTTTGGGCCGCCAGATGTCCCAACACTTCCGTCTCCAAATCCCGAAAAGTATCTTCCCCATCCTCCGCAAAAATGTCGGCGATCGCCTTGCCAGCCACCCGCTCAATCAACACATCCGCATCGAAAAAACGGTACCCCAACTGTTCTGCCAACAACGGCCCGACGGTGGATTTACCACTGCCCATCATGCCGATCAGAAACAGGTTAACGCCTTGTAATTGTTCTTTGATTAGATCCTGGGCCATGGCAAAAGTTACAGAGGTTGAAAAATAGTGAACAGTAATTGGATGTCAGTCCGAAGCCAATTTGCCCCCTAGGGTTCGGCAACGCATCGGCGTTCCCTAGCTTAAATTATCTTGATGTCCAAAGAAGGCTCGCTTTCGGGAATCACCATTACCATTGGAGGGAAAGACGTTGAACTTGTTTAATCGCCATTATGGGTAAGAATCTCCTCGAACAACTGCGCCAATTTACAGTGGTGGTGGCCGACACCGGCGACATCCAAGCCATTGAAACCTTTACCCCCAGGGATTCCACCACTAATCCTTCTTTGATTACGGCGGCGGCCCAGATGCCCCAGTACCAGGAAATTGTGGACAGCACCCTGCTCAAAGCTAAGGACGAAGCTGGGGAAAATGCATCTATTAAAGACATTGTCCGATTGGCCTTTGACCGTTTGGCGGTGGCTTTTGGCCTCAAAATTCTGCAAATTATCCCCGGCCGGGTTTCTACGGAAGTTGATGCCCGCCTTTCCTACGACACGGAAGCCACCATTGCCAAAGCTCGCTACCTAATTGGGGAATATGCCAAAGCTGGCATTGATAAAAAACGCATTCTGATCAAAATTGCTTCCACTTGGGAGGGTATTAAGGCTGCAGAAGTATTGGAACAAGAAGGTATTCACTGTAACCTTACTCTACTATTCGGTCTCCACCAGGCGATCGCCTGTGCCGAAGCCAAAGTCACCCTAATTTCCCCCTTTGTGGGACGCATTTTGGATTGGTACAAAAAAAGTACTGGCAAGGAATATGACAGCCACGAAGACCCAGGGGTACAGTCTGTTACAACCATTTACAACTACTACAAACGCTTTGGTTACAAAACTGAAGTGATGGGAGCCAGCTTCCGTAACATTGGCGAAATCATCGAACTGGCCGGCTGTGACCTGTTGACCATTTCCCCCCAACTGTTGGATCAACTGCGGAACACCGAAGGGGATTTACCTCGCAAACTCGACCCCGCCACGGTGCCCCAGGACATTGAAAAAATTGTTATGGACAAGGCCACCTTCGACAAAATGCATGCCGAAGATCCGATGGCCTCGGAAAAACTGGCCGAAGGCATTGCCGGTTTCACCAAGGCTCTGGAGGTGTTGGAACATTTATTGGAAGAAAGGTTAAAAGTTCTCGATGGCCAAGAGCACATCAAACATGGGGCAGAGGAAATTTTCCATGCCTATGATCTAGATGGGGACGGTTTTATTACCAGGGAGGAATGGGCCGGCACCGATGTGGTTTTTGATGCCCTAGACCGGGACCATGATGGCAAAATCACCGCCGCTGAAATGTCCGCTGGGTTGGGAGCCGCTTTCCGTTTAGCCTCTGTTGGTTAGGTGTTCTCAGGGCCCAGCCCTTAAAAGTATTGGGGAAAACCATCCCCTCTTTTGCTGTCCTCAACGGGGCTTTTTGCCATGGCCGCCGTTGTAGTTTCTCCCCAGTTAATCACAGCACCATTATTTTGCTGAGTTGCCCTCAGTTTGGGGGCGAGGGAGGGCACAGATTCCGCTAAACTGGGGGGGATTGCAATGTTTCTTTACTTAACCACTATTTAAGCAATATGACGATTGAAATAGGTCAAAAAGTTAAGGTTTACCGTCTGCGGGACCGGGTTTCCCCCGATGTGGTGGGTAAACTAGGTAAAGTCGGTGTTGTTAAGGATTTTAAAATGACCGATGGCAGTGGCATTGGAGCGGTGGTTTCCTTTGATGACCGCACCGCCACCTGGTTTTTTGAGGATGAGCTCAAAGCGATTTAATAACTGGTTTTGCTCTCCCCCATTGGTTTTGACTACTTTTCCCGATCGCCGTTGAAGTGTTTTTACGGTTTGATTCGGGAATCTTTATTATTTTTGCTGGATTCTAGGAAATTGCTGTGGCGTTAGTTCTGACTTTTTTAGGGAAAGGCGGTGTTGGCCGCACCACGGTGGCGATCGCCGCGGCTAAAAAACTGGCCCAAGCGGGTCAGAGGGTACTGGTGCTGGGGCAGGATCCTAGTTTGGCCTGGCAATGGGGCATAACTCTGTCGGAAACGGCCCAGGGGGTGGAGGCGAACGTTGATGGTTTACTACTTAGTTCCACCCATCTGCTGGAAAGAGGCTGGGAAAAGCTCAAGGAAGTGGAAGCCCAGTATCTGCGATCGCCGGCGCTGAAAAATATCTATGGGGAAGAATTAGGAGTTCTGCCGGGCATGGACGAAGTGTTGGTGCTCAATGCCCTGCGGGAATACGAACTCAGTGGTCGCTATGACGTGCTGATTTACGACGGCCCCGGTAACCTCTCCACTCTGAGAATGTTGGGCATTCCCGAAATTGCCAGTTGGTATTGGCGGCGTTTCCAGAAAGTATTGGCGGATTCGGAAGTGGTGCAGACCCTTTCCCCCTTTGTGCAACCCGTGGCCAGTGCGGTGCTGAGTGTGAACTGGAGTCCAGACCAAATGCTCAACCATCCCGATGGCCCCCAAAATTTATTGCAACAAGGTAAAGCGGCGATCGCCGACCCCAATCGGTTTGCCGCCTATTTGGTTACTAGCACTGATTCCCTGGCGCAAAAAGCAGCCCAGAGCTATTGGGGTGGGGCCCAGCAAGTCGGAGTAACAGTAAAGGGCGTGATTCAAACTCCCTTGGGTAATGGCAGTTTAGATGCAAATTTATTTGATCCGTTGCTCATTGCGGCTCTACCAAGTTACAACCAAGGTAACTGGCAACCCCTGATGGATGCGCTCCCTAATCCCCAGGCCATGGGGTCGGCTCCCCGACCATTGGAAATTGACGTTAACGCCCGCCAGGTGAAGGTATTTTTGCCCGGTTTTGATAAACGTCAGGTGAAATTAACCCAGTCCGGGCCGGAGTTAACCATTGAAGCGGGGGATCAGCGGCGCAACATTGACTTACCGGGGAATCTACGGGGTAAGGGAGTGACGGGAGCCAAATTCCAAGGAGGATATTTAATTGTTAGTTTTTAGTGTTAACTTGACCCAATCCCTGCGTCGGCGTGGTTTTTGGTTCACCCTGGCCCTGGTGGGGTTGGCGATCGCCGTGGGTAGCTTTCTCATCAGTCCTTTTTCCAAGGTTATTCCCGACCCAGTGGTGGACATTAACCCGGTCTCTACAACGGCAAGGGGCACCGAAAAAGCCGTTTTTGCCGGGGGCTGTTTTTGGGGACTGGAGGCCATGTTTGAGGAAGTGCGGGGTGTTAAGGATGTGCAAACCGGCTACAGCGGCGGCACTGAAGCCACGGCCAACTATGCCAGGGTGAGTGGTGGCGGCACGGACCATGCGGAATCCATTGAAATTGTTTATGACCCCGCCCAGGTAAGTTACGGCGAACTGCTGAAAATTTTCTTTTCCGTCGGCCATGACCCCACCCAAGTTAACCGCCAGGGCGTAGACCAGGGTCGTCAATATCGTTCGGCCATTTTTGCCACCACTCCTGAGCAAAAGCAGGTGGCCCAAGCTTACATTGACCAACTAGAGGAAAGTCAGGCCTTTGACCAGGCGATCGCCACGGAGGTGAATGACTTTGATGCCTTTTATCCAGCGGAGGATTATCACCAGGATTTTGTCCAACGGAATCCGGCCCATCCCTATGTGTTGGTCCATGATTTGCCCAAACTCCGAAAATTTCGTCAGCAGTATAGCGATAAATTAAAAGCCCAAAGTTAGGGGTTAGTAAACCTTGTTTAAATCAAGACTTACTTTTGTCTAGTTATAAGCAGTCTAGGACGATCACCATGGTCGTCCAGCAAGGGCTTAACAAGGCCCTAAATGACTGTCAATCCACTCTCAGCCCCTCCTTTAATAGGCAAGAAAATTGGCAAAAGCGACCTTCAGAAGGACAAAAATAGTGGGCTTTGGCTAACTACCAGAGAAATTACTGAACAAAATCAATGACCGATATTCAAAAACAGTTACAAGAAGAACTAGCCCCCATGGATTGGGGCACCATTATTCCCCACGCCAAACGGGATGCGGTGATTGTGGTGGATAGTAGTTTAGATTTGCTCTCCGTTGGTCTGGCGATCGCCAAGGATGAAGTTAACCAAGTCAACCATTGGATTAGCGAATTATTGATCCATAAGCCCACGGAGAAGGAATTGACCGATTGGAACGATGATCCAGAACGGGAATTTCAAACCCTGATTGTGCAACCCTATGTGTTAGTACAACCCGGTTGAATTGAGGGTCTTTAACTACAGGTCTTAAAAAGTACAGCCTAAGCATCAATGGCCCGGATTTGGGTCAGGATAGCTTCCGCTTTTTGGGCCATGTCCTTTTTCTCTTGGGCGTTGAATAATTCGGCGGCCTTGGTTAAATCGGCGATCGCCTTGGGTTCATCTCCCAGACGATATTGGGTTAACCCTCGATTGAAATAGGCTTCAGCGGAGTCGGGATCCAACTGAATGCTTTGGTTATAATCCGCTAAGGCTTGTTGGTCTTGCTTGAGACGATTATGGGTCAACGCCCGGTTGTAATAGGCATTGGCATGTTGGGCATTAATGCGAATGGCATCGTTATAGTCGGCGATCGCCGTAGTTTCATTGCCTAATTGGGACTGGGAGTTACCCCGATAAACATAAAAGTCCGCATAGTTGGGATTAATTTCGATGGCATTGCTGCAATCTTGAATGGCTTTGTCGTACTGACTCAGTAAAAAATAAGCATAACAACGGTTACCCAGGGCATAGGCAAATTCAGGATTTAAACTAATGGCCTGGTTGTAGTCCGTAATGGCCGCCTGGTATTGCCCCAAAACGTGCTTGGCATAGCCCCGGTTGTAATAGGCATCGGCGTCCTGGTCATTGAGTTTGATGGATTCGGTAAAATCGGCGATCGCCCCGGAGAAATTTTGCGCCGCTAGTTTGTCCACCCCATCGTTGTACCATTGCACCGCTGACTTAGTTTGGGCCAACACGGGCAAGCTCAAGCCCCAGGCAAAGGTTAAAGCCATGACGGTGAAGCGTTGGGGCCAGGGAAAAGGATGGGGGGATGCCATAGAATTTTT
The genomic region above belongs to Synechocystis sp. PCC 6803 substr. PCC-P and contains:
- a CDS encoding shikimate kinase, translating into MAQDLIKEQLQGVNLFLIGMMGSGKSTVGPLLAEQLGYRFFDADVLIERVAGKAIADIFAEDGEDTFRDLETEVLGHLAAQTRSVIATGGGVVLRRQNWSYLHHGLVIWLDGSLELLLARLQGDEARPLLQVENLEERLGNLLAQRQPLYAQADLRFPLQADQDPLAIAGELLATIPGLLKPQCSAEQN
- a CDS encoding GNAT family N-acetyltransferase is translated as MQNISQPKIGNFRPKVAKVNTIHLRPYRPSDLNNIIQIFTEAVHQLGIKYYSPAQLSAWAPSEPDLQRWGDRLESMVVLVAEQGETIIGFIGYNGAGLVDLLFVHPAFTRLGIATILMQAVEQLAIADGVRELETKASMVARPFFESRGFVVIAEETVTIGGENLRRFAMGKTIEPTH
- a CDS encoding DUF2288 domain-containing protein, producing MTDIQKQLQEELAPMDWGTIIPHAKRDAVIVVDSSLDLLSVGLAIAKDEVNQVNHWISELLIHKPTEKELTDWNDDPEREFQTLIVQPYVLVQPG
- a CDS encoding ArsA family ATPase, which translates into the protein MALVLTFLGKGGVGRTTVAIAAAKKLAQAGQRVLVLGQDPSLAWQWGITLSETAQGVEANVDGLLLSSTHLLERGWEKLKEVEAQYLRSPALKNIYGEELGVLPGMDEVLVLNALREYELSGRYDVLIYDGPGNLSTLRMLGIPEIASWYWRRFQKVLADSEVVQTLSPFVQPVASAVLSVNWSPDQMLNHPDGPQNLLQQGKAAIADPNRFAAYLVTSTDSLAQKAAQSYWGGAQQVGVTVKGVIQTPLGNGSLDANLFDPLLIAALPSYNQGNWQPLMDALPNPQAMGSAPRPLEIDVNARQVKVFLPGFDKRQVKLTQSGPELTIEAGDQRRNIDLPGNLRGKGVTGAKFQGGYLIVSF
- a CDS encoding tetratricopeptide repeat protein — its product is MASPHPFPWPQRFTVMALTFAWGLSLPVLAQTKSAVQWYNDGVDKLAAQNFSGAIADFTESIKLNDQDADAYYNRGYAKHVLGQYQAAITDYNQAISLNPEFAYALGNRCYAYFLLSQYDKAIQDCSNAIEINPNYADFYVYRGNSQSQLGNETTAIADYNDAIRINAQHANAYYNRALTHNRLKQDQQALADYNQSIQLDPDSAEAYFNRGLTQYRLGDEPKAIADLTKAAELFNAQEKKDMAQKAEAILTQIRAIDA
- a CDS encoding DUF2862 domain-containing protein codes for the protein MTIEIGQKVKVYRLRDRVSPDVVGKLGKVGVVKDFKMTDGSGIGAVVSFDDRTATWFFEDELKAI
- the hemJ gene encoding protoporphyrinogen oxidase HemJ — its product is MPKREYFSLPCPLSTFTMAYYWFKAFHLIGIVVWFAGLFYLVRLFVYHAEADQEPEPAKTILKKQYELMEKRLYNIITTPGMVVTVAMAIGLIFTEPEILKSGWLHIKLTFVALLLLYHFYCGRVMKKLAQGESQWSGQQFRALNEAPTILLVVIVLLAVFKNNLPLDATTWLIVALVIAMAASIQLYAKKRRRDQALLTEQQKAASAQN
- the cysH gene encoding phosphoadenosine phosphosulfate reductase, whose product is MSHTLTKLDLPTLQTELENATAQQIITWAAQTFGPGLVMSTSFGIQAAVMLHLVTSIVPNIPVIWIDTGYLPLETYQFADQLTGRLQLNLKVYQSPLSPARMEALYGKLWQQKDVESLNRYDQIRKVEPMQRALKELEAIAWLTGLRRDQTRHRQNLKPVDLQGNQYKVLPILDWNSKMVYEYLTAHDLPYHPFFDQGYVSVGDWHSSRPLMAHDEDERDTRFHGLKQECGLHLPLSPEAGQSLDSSAL
- the msrA gene encoding peptide-methionine (S)-S-oxide reductase MsrA; this translates as MGLAIAVGSFLISPFSKVIPDPVVDINPVSTTARGTEKAVFAGGCFWGLEAMFEEVRGVKDVQTGYSGGTEATANYARVSGGGTDHAESIEIVYDPAQVSYGELLKIFFSVGHDPTQVNRQGVDQGRQYRSAIFATTPEQKQVAQAYIDQLEESQAFDQAIATEVNDFDAFYPAEDYHQDFVQRNPAHPYVLVHDLPKLRKFRQQYSDKLKAQS
- the hrcA gene encoding heat-inducible transcriptional repressor HrcA, with protein sequence MVKPLRLNDRHQQILRATVQHYIATAEPVGSHTLAQEYQFAVSSATIRNALGQLEKAGLLYQPHVSAGRVPSDSGYRIYVDNLLTWSDRQSRTVKQRLENEINGDNWHFEALIQRMGQILAGLSGYIALITFPQTETVQLRHLQLMLLPSHQILIILVTDSYHTHSATLDLPAAMEAKEEGELEQELAIFSNFLNAQLRGKNLSELSHLNWQELDQKFSIYADFLKGLQQQIKPLLQRRMAGPLVVHGVSKVIQQPEFSQLEQVQMLLSLLEQEQDKLFSLLFDPDNYGDNLANLGQEMNLLTGETMPKTRPVVTIRIGAENPLESMHPCTLVSAIYRQQEIPMGSVSILGPTRMVYQQTIPLVEQAAECLSEALSKN
- a CDS encoding transaldolase, whose protein sequence is MGKNLLEQLRQFTVVVADTGDIQAIETFTPRDSTTNPSLITAAAQMPQYQEIVDSTLLKAKDEAGENASIKDIVRLAFDRLAVAFGLKILQIIPGRVSTEVDARLSYDTEATIAKARYLIGEYAKAGIDKKRILIKIASTWEGIKAAEVLEQEGIHCNLTLLFGLHQAIACAEAKVTLISPFVGRILDWYKKSTGKEYDSHEDPGVQSVTTIYNYYKRFGYKTEVMGASFRNIGEIIELAGCDLLTISPQLLDQLRNTEGDLPRKLDPATVPQDIEKIVMDKATFDKMHAEDPMASEKLAEGIAGFTKALEVLEHLLEERLKVLDGQEHIKHGAEEIFHAYDLDGDGFITREEWAGTDVVFDALDRDHDGKITAAEMSAGLGAAFRLASVG